The Marivirga tractuosa DSM 4126 genome contains the following window.
TCCAACCTTTTCTCTAACTTTACGCACATGAACATCAACTGTTCTGGCTAATACGTATACATCAGACCCCCAGATGTTTTGCAACAAGTCATCTCTGTTGAAGACTTTATTCGGGTTTTGCGCTAAGAAGTAAAGCAATTCAAACTCTTTTTTCGGTAATGATACTTGTTTGCCATCTACAGAAACTGTGTAACTGGTTCTATCGATCGTTAAGCCACCAATTGTAATTTTATTATTGTCTTTTTGTTTTTTAACATCTCGTCTAAAATAAGCATTAATTCTGCTCATTAAAGCGCGTGGCTTTATGGGTTTGGTAATGTAGTCATCTGCCCCATTTTCAAAAGCAGCAACTTCGGAATATTCTT
Protein-coding sequences here:
- a CDS encoding response regulator transcription factor translates to MGNKQSHKVLVVDDESDILELLEYNLTKEGYEVETAQDGKTAVEKAQKFQPQLILLDIMMPNQDGVETCRQLRETPESANSFIIFLTARSEEYSEVAAFENGADDYITKPIKPRALMSRINAYFRRDVKKQKDNNKITIGGLTIDRTSYTVSVDGKQVSLPKKEFELLYFLAQNPNKVFNRDDLLQNIWGSDVYVLARTVDVHVRKVREKVGDGYISTVKGVGYKFDME